The region GCGGGAACGCGCGGCGGACGGGACCGGGCGGGATTCGCTCCCGCGCCGGTCCCTCGCCGTAATTTGGAGAGGCGCGCGACGGCGCGCGCCGCATGAAAACGCCGCGGCGGCGTGGCAGACTGCACGGGACGCGGCGAGCGCACGGCGCCGGACGAGGCGCGGCGGGGGATGTCGATGACGAGCCACGAGGATCCGGCGGTCGAAGTTGTCGGAGTGCTCCCGCTGCGCAACAGCGTGCTGTTTCCGCACGCCGTGATGCCGATCTCGGTCGGGCGCCGCAAGACGCTGGCGCTGATCGAGAGCGCGCTGGACAAGGATCTGCCGATCGCCGTCGTCAGCCAGAAGGACGCCGCGGTGGACGATCCGAGCCCGGACGATCTGTTCGAGCACGGCACGCTGGCGAAGATCGTCAAGGCGATCCGCGTCGGCGGCGGCAACGTCAACCTGATCATCCAAGGGCACGAGCGGCTGCGGGTGAAGCGCTTCGCGCAGCTCGAGCCGTACATCGCGGCCGAGGTGGAGCGGCTCGCCGAGCGGCCGTCGGAAGGGCTGGAGGTCGAGGCCTCGGCGCGCAACCTCGCGGCGCAGTTCCGCAAGCTCGTCGAGATCCACCCCAACCTCTCCGGCGACATCGCGGAGCTCTCGCTCCCCGAGGACGATCCGGACCGCCTGGCCGACCTCGTGGCGTCGGTCCTCCCCGTGCCGGTCGCCGACAAGATGGCGATCCTGCCGCTGACCTCGCTCGAGGAGCGGATCGAGAAGATCACCCACCGCATCGTGCGCGAGATCCAGGTGACGGAGCTCGGCTCGCAGATCCAGTCCCGCGTGATGGACGAGGTCGGCAAGACGCAGCGCCAGTTCTACCTGCGCGAGCAGATGAAGGCGATCCAGCGCGAGCTCGGCGAGGGGGACGACAAGTCCCGCGAGGTGGAGGAGTTCCGCAAGAAGGTCGAGGACGCGGCGATGCCGGACGAAGTCCGCGAGGTCGCCGAGCGCGAGCTCGACCGGATCTCCAGCATGTCGCCGTCGTCGGCCGAATACACCGTCTCGCGCACCTACCTCGACTGGCTCACCGCGCTGCCGTGGTCGAAGGCGACGGAAGACCACATCGACCTGCGCGAGGCGCGGCGGATCCTCGACGAGGACCACTACGACCTCGAGAAGGTCAAGGACCGCATCCTCGAGTACCTCGCCGTGCGCAAGCGGAAGCCGGACCTCAAAGGCCCGATCCTCTGCTTCGTCGGCCCCCCGGGGACCGGCAAGACGTCGCTCGGCCGCTCGATCGCGCGCTCGATGGGGCGCAAGTTCGTGCGCATCTCGCTCGGCGGCGTGCGCGACGAGGCGGAGATCCGCGGCCATCGGCGCACCTACGTCGGCGCGCTGCCGGGGCGGATCCTGCAGGGGCTGAAGAAGGCCGGCACGCGCAATCCGGTCTTCGTGCTCGACGAGGTGGACAAGCTCGGCGCGGACTTCCGCGGCGATCCGTCGTCCGCCCTGCTCGAGGTGCTGGATCCGGAGCAGAACTTCTCCTTCAGCGACCACTACCTCGAGGTCGCCTTCGACCTCTCGCAGGTCTTCTTCATCTGCACGGCCAACGTGCTCGACACGATCCCGCCGGCGCTGCGCGACCGGATGGAGGTCCTCTCGCTCCCCGGCTACACCGAGGAGGAGAAGATCGAGATCGCCAAGCGCCACCTGCTGCCGCGCCAGATCTCGGAGAACGGGCTGCGCCCCGACGAGCTGGAGCTGCCCGACCCGGCGCTGGCCAAGCTGATCGGCGAGTACACGCGGGAGGCCGGGCTGCGCAACCTCGAGCGCGAAGTGGCGAGCCTCTGCCGCAAGGTGGCCCGCCGCCTCGTCGAGCGCGAAGGGGAGGTCGAGACGCCGGTGAAGATCGGCCCCGACGCCCTGACGGAGCTCCTCGGCCCGCCGCAGTTCATCCGCGAGCTCGCGGAGCGCGCCGACCGTCCGGGGGTCGCGATCGGTCTCGCGTGGACGCAGGCCGGCGGCGACATCCTGTTCATCGAAGCGACGAAGATGCCGGGTCGCGGCAAGCTGATCATCACCGGCCGCCTGGGCGAGGTGATGAAGGAGTCGGCGCAGGCGGCGCTCTCCTGGATCCGCTCCAACGCCGCGCGCTTCGGCATCCCGGTCGAGGTCTTCGAGAAGAACGACCTCCACGTCCACGTGCCGGCGGGGGCGATCCCGAAGGACGGGCCGTCGGCCGGCGTGACGATCGACACCGCGCTCCTCTCGCTGCTCACCGACCGTCCGGTCAAGCCGCTCCTCGCGATGACCGGCGAGATCACCCTGCGCGGCAAGGTGCTGCCGGTCGGCGGCATCAAGGAGAAGGTCCTCGCCGCGCGGCGCGCCGGCGTGACGCGGATCGTCCTGCCGAAGCACAACGAAAAGGACCTCGAGGACATCCAGCCGGAACTCCGGCGCGACCTCGAGTTCGTCTTCGCCGAGGACATGGACTCCGTCGTGGTCGAGGCGCTCGGCGAGGGGGTGATCAAGAGCGCGCCGGCCGGCGGCGAGCGTCCGGCCGAGGTCCACGGCCAGGTCGAGGTCGTCGGCGAGGGGGCGGAGGAAGACGCTCCCTGAACCATGGGGCTTCAGGCGGGCGGGGCGGGGGCGCCCCGCCCGTTTCGTGCGCGGCGGGACGCGTTCGGTATCATGGACGCGAAAGGGATCGGCCGATGCTGAGTCAGCAAGAGGATTTCAAGCCGGGCGAGCGCTGCCCGGAAACGTGCGAGTTCTTCTGCGCCGCCTGCGACGGGCTGAAGGTCGAGACGACGCTGACGGTCGAGGCGGCGCAGCCGATGCCGCTCTGCCCGGCCTGCAAGGCCGCGGGGCGGAACGAGATCGACCAGCTCTGGGTCCGCGTCCGCGACCGCGCCGACTGGCGCAAGCGGGCCGACACCCGTTGGCGCGGGTTCTGGAGCTGACGCCCCCGGCGACCGTGCGGATCATCCGGCGCGTCGCGCCGCCCGGCGGCGGCGGCGGCGCGCAAAAAAAAGCGGCGCGGAAATCTCCGCGCCGCTTTTGATTTGTCCGGAAAGAGCGTCAGCGACGCTTCTTGGTGTTTCCGCCCGGCAGGAACGGGGTCGCCGGGAGCTCGCTGCTGCTGTCCTTCTGGTGGTTGACCAGCGCGCCCAGAGCCGCGATGCCGACCGCCGCCAGCACCGGGGCGAGATACCCGCCGCCGCCGCCCGCGCCCGCCGCGGCGCCGACCGCCGCGCCCTTCGTCTTGGCCGCGACCACCATGCCCGCGCGCGGACGACCTTCGACGATCCGCGCGACGCCGTCCGGCGTGCGGTCCAAGCCGGGGATCCGCCGGTCCGGTTCGGCCGACCACCACTCCGTGTCTTCCGGCTGCGGCGGGCCGAGAACCAGCGAGACTTCGATCTTCTCGCCGGCCGGGGCGTTGATCACGCGGTTGGCCAGGAAGAGCCCATCGCTCGTTTCGACGGCGATGTCGTAGTAGCCGTACGGAAGCCCCGTCAGCTGGTAATCGCCCTTGTCGGCCGACGGCGCGGAAGTGAAGACCTGCTTGGTGTCGAGGTGGACCGCGTAAACGCGCGCGCCGGTGACCGGCGTCGCCTTGTCGCCGCGCACGACCGCGCCCTTGAGCGAGACGTTGCCGGCGGGAGCGGCGGCGAAAGCCGCCGGAACGAGCAGCAGGCACGCCGCGACCGCGGCGAAGACACTGAACGCGTAGCGGCGAACGGTGGCGATTTGCATCGACATCGGAACTCTCCTTTGTCGCATCGCGCCGAACCGGATTCGAGGGTTCGACAACACGAGCGCCTTCCCCTCCCCTGGAGAAGAAGCCAGCCGGTACAGTAGTCCAAGAGCCGCGGCGGATCAACCGGTGTCGAGCGCCGCGACCGGAAATTGTTAACGCGGCAATCGGTCCGATTTAACGCTAGTTGACGAGGTTGTGGTGGTCGTCGTCGTGCTGACGTAGTCGTTGCTCTTGCCGCCCGAGGCGATCAGAGCGGCGACGACGAGCGCCCCGCCCCCGACCAGCACGGCCACGCCCTTTCCGGTGCGGAACCACGCCAAGCCGGTCGGCTCGGTGTTTTCGACCAGGCGGGCGACGCCGTAGATCGGCGCGTTCAGCCCCGGAGCGGGCTTCCCGGCCTCGATCCCGCCGAGCTTGTCGTCGGTCTGGACCGGCGAAAGGCGAAAGTCGGCGACGACCTTCTTGAGCGGCGGGACGAGCAGCGAGCGGTTCGAGACGTACGCCTTGCCGCCGTAGGCGACGGCGAGGTCGTAGAGGCCGCGGGCGACGGCGGGGAAGACGTACTTCCCGCCGGCGTCGCTTTCGACCGTCAGCGCGGCCCCGCGCGCCTCGAGCGGCGTCAGGACCAGCTTCGCCCCCGCGACCGGCTTTCCCGCTTCGTCGTGGATCGAGCCGCTCAGCCGCGCCATCTTCGGGGCCTTGGCCTCGTCCGCGGCGCGGGCGGGCAGGGCGGCGGCGGCGACGAGCGCCATAAGCAGGACGGTCCAGAGCGGCCGGAGCGAGAGTCGGTGCGCGTTCACGTGATCCTCCGTGGGCAACCCGGTGATGCTACACCATCGACGCCGCCGGCCGCCCCTCGTCTCGGACGGGCGACGGCCCGGCGCGCGCCGTTTCGGGCGGGCGCCGCCGCGCGCTTCGCGGACTTCGGCGACGCGTCGTCGCGGCGCGGCGCGCGCGCCGCCCCGCGGCGTTTCGGCGGGAAGGGGGCGCTCGTCAGAACGGGTTTTCGCCGCGGCGCAGCGCCTCTTCCGCGCGGTCGAGGCCGGGATAGTCGGGGGCGTCGTCGCGCACCGCCCGGAGGTGGTCGAGCGCCTCGGCGGGCTGCCCGGCGCGGCCGAACGCCGCCGCGGCGTGCCAGTGCAGCTCGGCCCGCTTCCGCGGCTCCCGCGGGGCTTCCGCGCCGGAGAGCAGCGCCTCGGCGCGCCGCGCCGCCTCGGGCCAATCGCGCGTCGTCTCGGCCAGCTCGAGGGCGCGCCAATCGCGGTTCCATCCGGCGGCCATCCCGCGGATCAACAGGG is a window of bacterium DNA encoding:
- the lon gene encoding endopeptidase La, translated to MADCTGRGERTAPDEARRGMSMTSHEDPAVEVVGVLPLRNSVLFPHAVMPISVGRRKTLALIESALDKDLPIAVVSQKDAAVDDPSPDDLFEHGTLAKIVKAIRVGGGNVNLIIQGHERLRVKRFAQLEPYIAAEVERLAERPSEGLEVEASARNLAAQFRKLVEIHPNLSGDIAELSLPEDDPDRLADLVASVLPVPVADKMAILPLTSLEERIEKITHRIVREIQVTELGSQIQSRVMDEVGKTQRQFYLREQMKAIQRELGEGDDKSREVEEFRKKVEDAAMPDEVREVAERELDRISSMSPSSAEYTVSRTYLDWLTALPWSKATEDHIDLREARRILDEDHYDLEKVKDRILEYLAVRKRKPDLKGPILCFVGPPGTGKTSLGRSIARSMGRKFVRISLGGVRDEAEIRGHRRTYVGALPGRILQGLKKAGTRNPVFVLDEVDKLGADFRGDPSSALLEVLDPEQNFSFSDHYLEVAFDLSQVFFICTANVLDTIPPALRDRMEVLSLPGYTEEEKIEIAKRHLLPRQISENGLRPDELELPDPALAKLIGEYTREAGLRNLEREVASLCRKVARRLVEREGEVETPVKIGPDALTELLGPPQFIRELAERADRPGVAIGLAWTQAGGDILFIEATKMPGRGKLIITGRLGEVMKESAQAALSWIRSNAARFGIPVEVFEKNDLHVHVPAGAIPKDGPSAGVTIDTALLSLLTDRPVKPLLAMTGEITLRGKVLPVGGIKEKVLAARRAGVTRIVLPKHNEKDLEDIQPELRRDLEFVFAEDMDSVVVEALGEGVIKSAPAGGERPAEVHGQVEVVGEGAEEDAP
- a CDS encoding carboxypeptidase-like regulatory domain-containing protein gives rise to the protein MSMQIATVRRYAFSVFAAVAACLLLVPAAFAAAPAGNVSLKGAVVRGDKATPVTGARVYAVHLDTKQVFTSAPSADKGDYQLTGLPYGYYDIAVETSDGLFLANRVINAPAGEKIEVSLVLGPPQPEDTEWWSAEPDRRIPGLDRTPDGVARIVEGRPRAGMVVAAKTKGAAVGAAAGAGGGGGYLAPVLAAVGIAALGALVNHQKDSSSELPATPFLPGGNTKKRR
- a CDS encoding carboxypeptidase-like regulatory domain-containing protein, whose amino-acid sequence is MNAHRLSLRPLWTVLLMALVAAAALPARAADEAKAPKMARLSGSIHDEAGKPVAGAKLVLTPLEARGAALTVESDAGGKYVFPAVARGLYDLAVAYGGKAYVSNRSLLVPPLKKVVADFRLSPVQTDDKLGGIEAGKPAPGLNAPIYGVARLVENTEPTGLAWFRTGKGVAVLVGGGALVVAALIASGGKSNDYVSTTTTTTTSSTSVKSDRLPR